ttttttttttaatcaatttcaAATTTTTGTACATCAAAACTAAAGAACAGAGCAACCACGGCTGTAGTTTAGTCAATAAATTAACCTTTATTTTGGGAAATGTTGTCTTTCCTGTGACACTTGGAAATGATTGGTGCAACaaagctgcagctttttgaTACATGTTGAATAAAATTGACTCGATTCACATAATCATCCATCTATTTAGATTTAATCAATTATTAGATGAATTAGACATCTTTGATGAATTATTGTGTTCTAATTTGCATAAAAGTACAGAAAATATGAATTGTCGAACGCCTCGAACCTGTAtgtatatattattatattcaCTGATGTATAATTCCCTGCATGCTTTAGGGCCTGACGAAGCCGAACATCGGCGGCAGTCCTCTCTTTGCAGAAGTCATCAGGAGCATCAACTCCTCCTGCCAGGTAATGTGCTGCTGTCAAAGTTCCTTTATTCTctggaaatcttttttttcttcctttaaatcaaaactgaaaaactgcagTGGACCCAAATTTAAGCCCAGAGGAACTCCTTAGGTCATAAAATGAAGATTTCTGCATAAAAATTCTAAATGATTCAACATCTTTTGCAATAACCAGACGGATTAAAAGGATTTCAAATAATAAACCACATGTATTCCAGCAACCTCACTACAAATTGTGATTTTACTttaatgttacattttaaataaaaagacTTCGGTATCGACGAGTGTCGTGAATGTAATTAAGATTAACTTCATGTTATAAAATGAGCTTTAACTGGTGAAACCGGTGAACAGTGAAGAACTTCAGGTCATTCTCGGTTTGATGGCAATGTTTTGGTATGGGTTTAATAAATCTATATGTTagcaatgaaaaaaatctgtccAATCAAAGAAAcgggaaacaaaaaacaactttaaaaaatttGTGGCCAGTGATGTCTTTAAAAAGCTGTTGACGTCAGACGGAAGATCTGTAATTTTATCTTAAGACATGACAGAGGAAAAAGATTTAAAAgccatttttaatcatttgtggTTCCTTCAGAGATCCTTGGAAATTATTTTTTCTGTATTCATTGAGCAATATAAATGATATCAAGTacttttcaaacacaaatttaaaaaaaatctaaaataatttttgaaaacaatttgGGTCAACTCATAAGATCATTGTTTCGACACCATTCAGGAATTTTAGGAATATTCACGAACATCgtctcaattattttttttaaccttttaaccTTAAACACTTATTTCTTCACATCTaccttcattattattatctgtCAAACTTAATGGCACCAAAACAGGAGCCCTGAGTAACGCCCCTGCAGCAGTAAAGTTTCTGTAATCCCTGTGAGCTGTCCCCCAGCCACCCtcagataaaataaattagATCATAAAAACCTAAATGGGACCCAGAACAGAACCTTGAGGAACTCCAGAGTTGGAACTGGAAAGAATATTTGTCCAGTAATTGAATTTATTCACCTTTATCTAACCTTTATGCACCTTTCAAACTAACTGGAGATTTTTTTGCCACTAAAGTGCTAAAAACCAATATTGACTACTTTTTATGTGTAACtacaacaccaaaaaaaaacactcaaggTGACTCTTTTCCCTGAGTACTGACTGACAGGCTGTtgctgtccagcctcagattgTTGAGACTTCACTCACAGAACAGTTTGTCTGGcctcacagcagagagacgaCATGCAGCTGATGAACGCCACCCTGAACGTCTACCGGCGCGTCTTCTCCAGCAtcctggagcaggagcaggagcccTCGTCCCTGCTCGCCCACCAGGGGGTGAAGGACGTCGTCTTGTACCTGCAGGAGAAGATGGAGACCCTGCAGAAGCACCTGAGCCACGCCAGCCACCACAGGGAGAGGCTGCTCAGCTCCCTGAACCGAATCCAGGTGACGGACGCTTCACGTCTCCACAGCCGGTCCGATCACAACGCTGCACAAGACGGTTTTCAGCCAGTATTTTAGCCACTGAGGCCTTTTGGAGTCTGAGGACTCTGTTAATCCCTCAGTGGCATTGTTGgcattttaaaccttttaaataAAGAAGTACTCTGTTGGATACTTTTCGAGCTGAACTGGATCAAAATGACCAAAGAAACACCATAAAACATCTTAAAATAGAAGTTCAGGGCCTCATCGGGATCAAAACAAAAGATGGGGAAAtcaacacatttaaaataacaGGAGGAAAAATTTCATTTAAGGTCAGGTTTTAGTTTATCGGTGGGAAaagttttgaaatgattttagAAATGATTTCTGGAGAACTCGATGTGGGAACGTGTGGCTTCCTTTCTCCGTCTTCCCTGACCGGGACtgatctctctgcaggtggacgATCCGGTGGTGCAGCGGAAAGCCCTGGCCGAGGTGTTGCAAGTCTACCAGGCGGTGTCGGTGGTCAATTCCCGGAGCCACTGATCGCTGCAGCGCAGCAACCTTATTCACACCGAACCTTTATTTCTTGATTTGATTGCGGTTTAGAGTTaatctgtttccatggcgactgCTGTATTTATCGTTTATTTAAGGAGTCGGTTTTCATCCGCCCAGCCCAAAGCTACGTATTTATCACGTTGTAGATcaccatgttttatttatgatttatttatgtttatttatttgtcaggtgtgttggaataaaaacagaaactcaGTCTTAAACTTACTGTTTTTGTCAAGTTTTGTTTCTCTCGAAGGTCCTCCTCCAACTAACAGTCCGATCAGCATCAGTCAATTATATAcgtatatttatatttatatatgtatgcatacatatatatatatatatttacacacacacacacacacacatatatatatataagtaaaagagaaaaaactagAATAATTtttataaattaaaaattaaaaacatcccAAAATGGAATGAAATGTGACAAGACTAACAACACCTTGATTCAGGCGGGGTTGGGGAATAAAGGATTACATGTAATGGCGTTATGTAATTAGGATACAAAAAAGTAGCTGTAATCCattacagtacataaaaaaataattatttcgttgcaggtatatctgataaaaacacggattactcaGTGGGATTACTTTTAAAAATCAGACGGAATGTACCAGAATTAGAACAGACCTGCACCGTATACACACATTGTGACACTTaacggcacaaaccgccacaccCCCACAGATACACAAACAATAGACgccgtagatatataaagagtagacgCCAAATCcaccgctgtcttggagcagcctctaCTCTTTTATGTTTAATCGTGAATTAAACACCCGGTGTTGCCGTGgattttaccccctgctgctggagtcacggctgctccagagagaaactctttcttTTGGTGGAAACTCAGACatcattttgtatttcagtcagatgaggcccagaacttctctaaATTCTGCCTCAGGCTGTGAAAATGccctcaacatccagggactcatcatCGAACCTGAAAACACATCTACAGGAATGAAGCACACCTGAAcccacagtgaagctaaagtgttgttagcctgctaacctgtcagtaacctgtcagtaacctgctaacctgtcagtaacctgctaacctgtcagtgacCTGCTAACCTgacagtaacctgctaacctgtcagtaacctgctaacctgtcagtaacctgtcagtaacctgctaacctgtcagtaacctgctaacctgtcagtagcctgctaacctgtcagtaacctgtcagtaacctgctaacctgtcagtaacctgctaacctgtcagtaacctgctaacctgtcagtaacctgtcagtaacctgctaacctgtcagtaacctgtcagtaacctgtcagtaacctgtcagtaacctgtcagtgacctgctaacctgtcagtgacctgctaacctgtcagtaacctgctaacctgtcagtaacctgtcagtaacctgtcagtaacctgtcagtaacctgtcagtgacctgctaacctgtcagtaacctgctaacctgtcagtaacctgctaacctgtcagtagcctgctaacctgtcagtaacctgctaacctgtcagtaacctgctaacctgtcagtaacctgtcagtaacctgctaacctgtcagtaacctgctaacctgtcagtaacctgtcagtaacctgtcagtaacctgtcagtaacctgctaacctgtcagtaacctgtcagtaacctgtcagtaacctgtcagtaacctgtcagtgacctgctaacctgtcagtgacctgctaacctgtcagtaacctgctaacctgtcagtaacctgtcagtaacctgtcagtaacctgtcagtaacctgtcagtgacctgctaacctgtcagtaacctgctaacctgtcagtaacctgctaacctgtcagtaacctgtcagtaacctgtcagtaacctgctaaccagcctcatcaggctgaactcagaagaatctgatggagatcatatcttcagcctggactGAGGATTTACTGGAGGCTGGGGTTGCAAAATTTTGGGAATTTTCAAAGTTGGAAACTTTCCATTGGAATTAACAGGAATTAACAGGAATATATgggaataaataagaaatttacaaaattgaaGGCTGGCCCTTAACAGGGAACTTAAATACAGTTGGTGGAATATACTGTAACATAGTCTTGGCTTGAACAACCAGATTTAATGCAAGtctgctcctccatcactgcacaCACCACACTGCTTACTGCAGGGCtactgaggccacgccccctacatgcactgtgcattcctCCGTCACGTGCACAGATGATTTCTTGAAGCCTGCAGGCCAAACTTTTGAGCTCATAGCACAAGACGATTGAAGCCTATTGAATTGTAATATAGTCAACTAAGTTTTGATAATAACATGAGGTAAATATATTTACCGAAGCCCTGTTAACttgcaaatattaaataaaaatgtatttatacagTTGCAGTAGCTAACTGGCTGGTATGTTAGGTGCAAAATGAAAGATATTTTTCATTGGATTGACCATTTAAGAGGCTAGCTCCATATGGTGGTAGCTAGCTCAAATCtgatgctgtttcttctgcagattgggtgtgtgtgtgtgtgtgtgtggggggggtatTTActcaacattcatgtttttgttgttcattaaaataattgttcatacaagaataaaaattaaaggggctgtatcctgctttttaagccagtccaaaccctagaaatggcattaacatggtaatagtttatttttggcgctaagttaaagtcattttgtgtgaaataaaagattttctggggctaattctgaaacccgaaagagaaaacgctctggctgtgttcgaaaccgcatacttacctactactcatactaacttattgagtatgcagtgtgtttacactggcagtgtgcgattttgagtatgcgagaagttcccggatgtatACTACATTCGCCAGAAATattgagtagacatcgtgtgttcactactcatactgaaactacccaagatgcaacgtgACGGACAGCGGGAGAGCGGAAGCCGATGAGCacggagaagcagcagcaacaacagcagcagcaccatggCGGACGAGCCGTCGCAAGTTTACAAATGTACGTAAATTATTAAGTGTTTCAGCGACTTAATGGCTTGTATGCAGTCAGATGAAGATGCGTAGGTCATCTATTCTTTGTTGTGTGCATTACATGTAATGTCACGTCGTGTTATCGCTCCCGCCGGTTAGCGTTAGCCCATTTAGTGCCACATAACGTCAGCGGTACAAACTGCGTTATCGATACAGTTCGCCAAGAACGACGACTTGTGGTGTAGAAGTACTTATTAACATGGTTGCCGTTTAACCTACATCCGAAGTTAGTCCGCATACCTCAACGTTAtcggtgtgtttgtttcttcaagGGACCGACGAGCAGCGGCTCATCAAATGGAGGGGGGAGAACGAGCCCCTCTTCACCGGGCGGCGCACTGCCGCAGTCCGAGGTTATGAGTaagtatttttttgtctttcaatgGTCATAACATATATTAAAATGGCCCGTCCTGGGTGAGGAATCGTTTCTCAGTGGATGAGTGTAAGGGCAGAAGATGTTGTATCTGTATACAGTCAACAAATCCTTTACTTGTACAGAACCTTCATCAGGGACAATCATTTGGAGGGGAAGGTGGAGGCTTCctttgtgaagaaaaaatgGGAGAACCTGAAGCAAAAGTACAAAGTGAGTCGAATAACAAAAGCATGACAGTGCCAGTGTGAACAAATATATACTAATATAAAAAATGATGGTGGTGGGTTTTTGACTGGTGTTGAAAAGTTACGCATTTAAATCATGATCAGAACCATGACCATGCTTGTGTGGTCCCCCCCCAGCATCCAAATCAGGCGTCTCCCGGGGGAAACGTGACGTTTGGGCCACTTTCCTCCGGGAGGAAAGAGCGGCTTGCAAGAGAAagacgagaggaggagagaagaagtactgagaggagagagagggagtggagGGAGTGGATGGACAtgagggtgagggaggagcgtcaagagagagaggagcgagagagacagagccgGGCAAGAGAAGACAAACTCATGGAAATCACAGAGAAATTCCTGAACAAGAAATGAGTTTGAATGTAGAATAAGTGTTCTGGGGAAGAGTTTTCAGTGTCAGCGTGTCTGTTGTACTTTGCCATATAAATGTGTGCATTACATGAGTGACTGTTAGTTTGAGTGGAATAGGATCAGGATGAGATGTGATCACATCACATCATATTTTACAGTGCCAGTGTTACATTTACACCACTCAAAAACTTCAAAATAGTATGGGGATGTAGACGCTGGAGTAGAGTGAGTGCTGGCAGTGTTGGGTAGCCATGACCATGATGAATAAATAGCTTTGTAGACAGATTAATCATACATTTCAATTATGCATTTAAATAGACGAGGCATTGTTATTCCACAATTTCGGTAACCAGTTGTCATCTTGTCTAAAGTTGTACACATTAATGTAAGCTACGGCTTTTTTGGGAGGAGGtaatgacaaaataaagacaacatTGAATGGAAAGACAGCTAAAAGTCCATTGTTAAGCACTTCTGCAGATGTAGAAGATTTGGCAGAGGGAAATACAATATTTGTTGGAAATGTTTCAGTAGATTCACCAAAAGGCAATGTTTTATTGCACACTGACCAGAGCCCCGTTGGCCAGCGTGTTTCCAGGTTGATCCAGACAGGCCTTCTTGGTTACTGTATTTGCCAGGATGACTGACCTTCCCATCATACTTGGCCCTGCCTGGCAGTCCTGTACTTCACCCGTTTCCACCTCTTACGACTTGGACGTGGGGTTGGATTTTAAGAGGCACTAACTATTTACAACAGGGTTCAAtgaaa
The sequence above is drawn from the Salarias fasciatus chromosome 17, fSalaFa1.1, whole genome shotgun sequence genome and encodes:
- the LOC115404484 gene encoding interferon gamma 1-like, encoding MPAHSAAAAAGLLVLLGVVLASSHPVQYLSDDFVGRVDSLKTKLGLTKPNIGGSPLFAEVIRSINSSCQQRDDMQLMNATLNVYRRVFSSILEQEQEPSSLLAHQGVKDVVLYLQEKMETLQKHLSHASHHRERLLSSLNRIQVDDPVVQRKALAEVLQVYQAVSVVNSRSH